Proteins co-encoded in one Paraburkholderia edwinii genomic window:
- a CDS encoding beta-ketoacyl-[acyl-carrier-protein] synthase family protein: MSASLSIPKAQKSKQAVYLHALGMVNALGDHVDTIAAALAAGHAPGMTTLATGIGDAFVGRVIAALDIVPPASLEPYDCRNNRLLLAALAQIAPHVDAARERYGADRIGVVLGTSTSGIDAAEAAFAHRAQAGAMPAGFDYRQTEIGAAAPFAAAALGIDGPAFTVSTACTSSAKAFVSARRLLQLQLCDAVVVGGVDSLCELTVQGFASLESTSTTRTNPMSVNRCGINVGEGAAVFLMSRDEGPVALIGCGESSDAHHISAPDPQGVGGELALRAALDDAGLAPSAIGYVNLHATATRKNDEMESQLMARVFAGGVAASGTKPYTGHQLGAAGATELGFAWLTLARERMALPRHCWDGQPDPALPRLDLVEDERYLPRGVGMRYVMSNSFAFGGSNCSLILAG, encoded by the coding sequence ATGAGCGCTTCGCTGAGCATTCCGAAGGCGCAAAAATCGAAACAAGCGGTCTATCTGCACGCGCTCGGCATGGTCAACGCGCTCGGCGACCATGTCGACACGATTGCAGCCGCGCTCGCCGCTGGACACGCGCCGGGTATGACCACGCTTGCCACGGGCATCGGCGACGCATTCGTCGGCCGCGTGATCGCCGCGCTCGACATCGTGCCGCCAGCATCGCTCGAGCCCTATGACTGCCGCAACAACCGCTTGCTGCTCGCCGCGCTCGCGCAGATTGCGCCGCACGTCGACGCGGCGCGCGAACGCTACGGCGCTGACCGGATCGGCGTCGTGCTCGGTACGAGCACATCGGGCATCGACGCGGCCGAAGCGGCGTTCGCGCACCGGGCACAGGCGGGCGCGATGCCGGCAGGCTTCGATTACCGGCAGACGGAAATCGGCGCGGCGGCGCCGTTCGCCGCCGCGGCGCTCGGCATCGACGGCCCCGCATTCACGGTGTCCACCGCTTGTACATCGAGCGCGAAGGCGTTCGTCTCCGCGCGCCGCCTGCTGCAGTTGCAACTGTGCGACGCAGTGGTGGTCGGCGGCGTCGATTCGCTGTGCGAGCTGACTGTGCAAGGCTTCGCATCGCTCGAATCGACGAGTACGACGCGTACCAATCCGATGAGCGTCAACCGTTGCGGGATCAACGTCGGCGAAGGGGCGGCCGTGTTTCTGATGAGCCGCGATGAAGGTCCGGTCGCACTCATCGGCTGCGGCGAATCGAGCGACGCGCATCACATTTCCGCGCCGGACCCGCAAGGCGTGGGCGGTGAACTGGCGTTGCGCGCGGCGCTCGACGACGCCGGACTCGCGCCGTCGGCGATCGGTTATGTGAACCTGCATGCCACGGCGACGCGCAAGAACGACGAAATGGAATCGCAGCTGATGGCGCGCGTGTTCGCCGGCGGCGTCGCGGCAAGCGGCACGAAGCCGTACACGGGCCATCAGCTCGGCGCGGCCGGCGCGACCGAACTCGGCTTCGCGTGGCTCACGCTCGCGCGCGAACGCATGGCCTTGCCGCGTCACTGCTGGGACGGACAGCCCGATCCCGCGTTGCCGAGGCTGGACCTCGTCGAAGACGAACGGTATTTGCCGCGCGGCGTTGGCATGCGCTATGTGATGAGCAATTCGTTTGCGTTCGGCGGCAGCAATTGCAGCCTGATTCTCGCGGGCTGA
- a CDS encoding hotdog family protein encodes MSEAINETISETRGEAGASLAASVRIEAKAEAEAEVFEPIEVILPHRGSMLLVDRVSACSDDTLTAHATVHADAWYANADGAMPAWIGIELMAQAIAAHVSLLAMRAGGRARPGVLLGSRSYEACVPAFARDAQLRIDAKEVLRSTEGHGAYECTIEHDGTRCAQAVIKVYQPTDFQSFIEGISGS; translated from the coding sequence ATGAGCGAAGCGATCAACGAAACGATAAGCGAGACACGAGGCGAAGCGGGCGCATCGCTTGCCGCGTCCGTCCGCATCGAAGCGAAAGCGGAAGCAGAAGCGGAGGTCTTCGAGCCGATCGAGGTCATCCTGCCGCATCGCGGCTCGATGCTGCTCGTCGACCGCGTGAGCGCATGCAGCGACGACACGCTGACCGCACACGCGACCGTCCATGCCGACGCCTGGTACGCCAATGCCGACGGCGCGATGCCCGCGTGGATCGGCATCGAGCTGATGGCGCAGGCGATTGCCGCGCACGTCTCGCTGCTCGCGATGCGCGCGGGCGGCCGCGCGCGGCCCGGCGTGCTGCTCGGCTCGCGCAGCTACGAAGCATGCGTGCCGGCTTTTGCGCGCGATGCGCAACTGCGCATCGACGCCAAGGAAGTGCTGCGCAGCACCGAAGGACACGGCGCGTACGAATGCACGATTGAGCACGACGGCACGCGTTGCGCGCAAGCCGTGATCAAGGTGTACCAGCCGACCGATTTTCAGTCATTCATCGAGGGGATTTCCGGATCATGA
- a CDS encoding 3-ketoacyl-ACP reductase FabG2 yields MSRRVLITGASRGIGRAIAYQLAADGFAVTVGCRTGRSEAEAVTAGIAAQGGSARVLQFDVRERAACREVLEADVAAHGAYYGIVCSAGVTRDAAFPALTDEDWDVVIETGLDAFYNVVHPLTMPMVRAKQGGRIVTIASVSGVIGNRGQVNYSAAKAGLIGATKALAVELASRAITVNCVAPGLIETGMLDEVPVEHALKTVPMNRVGQPAEVAAAVSFLMSDAASYVTRQVIGVNGGMI; encoded by the coding sequence ATGAGCCGGCGCGTTCTCATTACCGGCGCAAGCCGCGGCATCGGCCGCGCGATTGCGTATCAACTGGCCGCGGACGGATTCGCGGTCACCGTCGGCTGCCGCACAGGCCGCAGCGAAGCCGAAGCCGTGACGGCCGGCATCGCGGCGCAGGGCGGCTCCGCGCGCGTGCTGCAGTTCGATGTGCGCGAGCGCGCCGCCTGCCGCGAGGTGCTCGAAGCCGATGTGGCCGCGCACGGCGCGTACTACGGCATCGTCTGCAGCGCCGGCGTGACGCGCGACGCTGCGTTTCCGGCGCTGACCGACGAAGACTGGGACGTCGTGATCGAAACCGGGCTCGACGCGTTCTACAACGTCGTGCATCCGCTGACGATGCCGATGGTGCGCGCGAAGCAGGGCGGCCGCATCGTCACGATCGCGTCGGTGTCGGGCGTGATCGGCAATCGCGGCCAGGTCAACTACAGCGCCGCGAAGGCGGGTCTGATCGGCGCGACGAAGGCGCTCGCGGTCGAGCTCGCGTCGCGTGCGATCACGGTGAATTGCGTGGCGCCGGGGCTGATCGAAACCGGCATGCTCGACGAGGTGCCGGTCGAACATGCGCTGAAGACCGTGCCAATGAACCGCGTCGGCCAGCCGGCCGAAGTCGCGGCGGCGGTCAGTTTCCTGATGTCGGATGCGGCTTCGTATGTGACGCGTCAGGTGATCGGCGTCAACGGCGGGATGATCTGA
- a CDS encoding beta-ketoacyl-ACP synthase: MKRVVITGMSGVTAFGSRWDDIEAALKRGRNAVRRIAEWERFESLHTRLACPLPEFSVPAHYPRKKTRAMGPVSVYAVRASELALADAGLADDASIADGRMGVAYGSSSGSVEPIRAFGTMLETGSMADVTSNSYVQMMPHTTAVNVSLFWDLKGRIVPTSSACVSGSQAIGYAYETIATGKASLMLAGGAEELSGPAVAVFDTLYATSTRNDEAHLTPRPFDAARDGLVVGEGAATLVLEEYEHALARGARIHAELVGFGCNSDGAHMTQPNAPTMARAMQLALDDAQLNRDAIAYVNAHGTATDRGDVAESAATAQIFGERMPISSLKSYVGHTLGACGALEAWWTIEMMNRNWFAPTLNLTQVDPACAPLDYITGEGREIDAEYVMSNNFAFGGINTSLIFRRVR; the protein is encoded by the coding sequence ATGAAGCGCGTCGTCATTACCGGTATGAGCGGCGTGACCGCATTCGGCAGCCGCTGGGACGACATCGAAGCGGCCTTGAAACGCGGCCGCAACGCCGTGCGGCGGATCGCCGAATGGGAACGCTTCGAGTCGCTGCATACGCGTCTCGCGTGCCCGCTGCCTGAGTTTTCCGTGCCCGCGCATTATCCGCGCAAGAAGACGCGCGCGATGGGTCCGGTTTCGGTCTATGCGGTGCGCGCGAGCGAACTCGCGCTCGCCGATGCGGGCCTCGCCGACGATGCGTCGATTGCCGATGGCCGCATGGGGGTCGCCTACGGTTCGTCGTCGGGTTCGGTCGAACCGATACGCGCGTTCGGCACGATGCTCGAAACGGGCTCGATGGCGGATGTGACGTCGAACAGCTACGTGCAGATGATGCCGCATACGACGGCCGTCAATGTGAGCCTCTTCTGGGATCTGAAAGGGCGCATCGTGCCGACTTCGTCGGCGTGCGTATCGGGCAGCCAGGCGATCGGCTATGCGTACGAAACGATCGCGACCGGCAAGGCCAGTCTGATGCTCGCGGGCGGCGCGGAAGAGCTGTCGGGGCCGGCCGTGGCCGTGTTCGACACGCTTTACGCGACCAGCACGCGCAACGACGAAGCGCACCTGACACCGCGTCCGTTCGATGCGGCGCGCGACGGGCTCGTGGTCGGCGAAGGCGCGGCAACGCTCGTGCTCGAGGAATACGAGCACGCGCTGGCCCGCGGCGCGCGCATTCATGCGGAACTCGTGGGCTTCGGCTGCAATTCCGACGGCGCGCATATGACGCAGCCGAACGCACCGACGATGGCGCGCGCGATGCAGCTCGCACTCGACGACGCGCAATTGAATCGCGATGCGATTGCCTACGTGAACGCGCACGGCACGGCGACCGATCGCGGCGACGTCGCGGAAAGCGCGGCGACCGCGCAGATTTTCGGCGAACGCATGCCGATCAGTTCGTTGAAGAGCTACGTCGGCCATACGCTTGGCGCGTGCGGCGCGCTCGAGGCATGGTGGACGATCGAGATGATGAACCGTAACTGGTTCGCGCCGACGCTGAACCTCACGCAGGTCGACCCGGCCTGCGCGCCGCTCGACTACATCACGGGCGAAGGCCGCGAGATCGATGCCGAATACGTGATGAGCAATAACTTCGCGTTCGGCGGGAT